In Hevea brasiliensis isolate MT/VB/25A 57/8 chromosome 13, ASM3005281v1, whole genome shotgun sequence, a single genomic region encodes these proteins:
- the LOC131171915 gene encoding berberine bridge enzyme-like 7 — protein sequence MKVSICFIIFIISVSLAACDDSTLESFLQCLPTHVNSSNPIAKAIHKPSDPSFQSTLEAYVKNLRFLTPTTPKPLAIIAATHESHVQATVICAKSHGLQIRIRSGGHDFEGLSYTSKVPFIILDMFNFRKIVVQPYQEAAWVEAGATLGELYYQIASQSSIHAFPAGICPTVGTGGHFSGGGYGNLMRKFGLSVDNIDDARIVDANGRILDRRTMGEDLFWALRGGGGASFGVILSWRIKLVRIPEKVTVFRVGRTLEQGATDIVYRWQEVAPELDNDLFIRVMPTIANGTRKGEKTIQVLFIGMFLGKTDRLLPLINKSFPELGLQRKDCDEVSWIESTLFWAEFPKGTPIDVLLQRHNTTLFLSKAKSDYVKDVIPKSGLEAIWKSMLKVGRMFMQFNPYGGRMSELAETSSPFPHRAGTRFLILYSTNWEEKDGIDTEKQVNLLREMYDATAPYMTKEPREAFLNYRDLDIGSNPSNHTDFKTSKVYGLKYFKNNFFRLTEVKARVDPDNFFNHEQSIPPRYANHN from the coding sequence ATGAAGGTTTCAATAtgttttatcatttttattatttcagTTTCTTTAGCAGCTTGCGATGATTCAACCTTGGAAAGCTTTCTCCAATGCCTTCCTACTCATGTTAACTCCTCTAACCCAATAGCAAAAGCCATACATAAGCCTTCTGATCCCTCTTTTCAATCCACCTTAGAAGCCTATGTGAAAAACCTGAGATTTCTGACCCCTACAACCCCAAAACCTCTTGCTATTATAGCCGCCACACATGAATCCCATGTCCAAGCAACTGTTATTTGTGCCAAGTCTCATGGCTTGCAGATCAGGATTCGGAGTGGTGGCCATGATTTCGAGGGTCTTTCCTACACATCAAAAGTGCCATTTATCATCCTTGACATGTTCAATTTTCGCAAAATTGTTGTTCAGCCTTACCAGGAAGCTGCATGGGTTGAAGCAGGAGCAACCCTTGGTGAACTTTACTATCAGATTGCCAGTCAAAGCAGCATCCATGCTTTTCCTGCTGGGATCTGCCCTACTGTAGGCACTGGAGGTCACTTTAGTGGAGGAGGATATGGGAACTTGATGAGAAAATTTGGTCTCTCTGTGGACAATATCGATGATGCACGAATAGTTGATGCCAATGGTAGAATTCTCGACAGACGAACCATGGGAGAAGATCTATTTTGGGCACTTAGAGGTGGTGGCGGAGCAAGCTTTGGGGTCATTCTTTCTTGGAGGATCAAATTGGTTAGAATTCCTGAAAAAGTAACCGTATTCAGGGTGGGCAGGACTTTAGAACAAGGTGCAACTGACATCGTTTATCGGTGGCAGGAAGTTGCTCCTGAGCTAGATAATGATCTTTTCATAAGAGTAATGCCAACAATTGCGAACGGTACACGCAAGGGTGAGAAGACGATTCAAGTACTTTTCATTGGCATGTTTCTTGGAAAAACGGACAGACTTCTTCCATTGATTAATAAGAGCTTTCCTGAGTTGGGTTTGCAGCGAAAGGATTGCGATGAAGTAAGCTGGATAGAATCAACACTTTTCTGGGCAGAGTTTCCCAAAGGAACCCCCATTGATGTTCTACTCCAGAGACATAACACAACACTATTCCTTTCCAAAGCTAAGTCTGATTATGTAAAAGATGTGATTCCAAAGTCTGGTCTTGAGGCAATTTGGAAGTCGATGCTTAAAGTGGGGCGGATGTTCATGCAATTTAACCCTTATGGAGGAAGAATGAGTGAACTTGCAGAAACTAGCAGTCCATTCCCTCATAGAGCTGGAACCAGGTTCTTGATTCTATATTCTACGAATTGGGAAGAAAAAGATGGGATTGATACAGAAAAGCAGGTAAATTTGTTAAGAGAAATGTATGATGCAACGGCTCCATACATGACCAAGGAACCAAGAGAGGCTTTTCTCAACTATAGAGATCTTGATATTGGTAGCAATCCAAGCAACCATACAGACTTTAAGACATCTAAAGTTTATGGGCTCAAGTATTTCAAGAACAACTTCTTCAGGTTGACAGAGGTGAAAGCCAGAGTTGACCCCGATAATTTCTTCAATCATGAACAAAGTATTCCACCACgatatgctaatcataattaa
- the LOC110655763 gene encoding berberine bridge enzyme-like 14, whose protein sequence is MRLLALPLFSFLFISSVSFARLPQNDHEDFLQCLSSKSQPPNPISDAIYTPNNSSFQDVLENYVRNLRFSTPSTPKPLAVVAAKHESHVQATVLCSKSLGLQIRIRSGGHDYDGLSYVSQVPFIVLDMSNLRSIDIDIKDETAWAQAGATLGELYYRIAEKSNVHGFAAGVCPTLGLGGHISGGGYGNMMRKYGLSVDNIVDAQIVDVEGRILDGKSMGEDLFWAIRGGGAASFGVVLSWKVKLVPVPERVTVFQVVRSIGQQGGTDLVWKWQQVADKLDQDLFIRLTLQPTNGTINAIFVGMFLGNAQKLLPLMDASFPELGLQKNDAIEMRWIESTVFWFGMPKGTPIQALLNRTSKATVSYLKRKSDYVKQPISKADLESIWKVMTQIGEVGMAWNPYGGKMSEISETETAFPHRAGNLYKIQYFVNWKEDGIETTFRYLNLTRTLHDAMTPYVSKNPREAFLNYRDVDIGSIGSSGTGTFQEASVYGHSYFKGNFDRLVRVKTAVDPENFFRYEQSIPIQSASVYSKGTVGSI, encoded by the coding sequence ATGAGGCTTTTAGCTCTTCCtctattttcatttcttttcattTCATCAGTTTCTTTTGCAAGATTACCGCAAAACGATCATGAAGACTTTCTCCAATGCCTTTCTAGCAAGTCTCAGCCGCCAAATCCCATTTCTGATGCAATCTATACCCCCAACAATTCTTCATTTCAAGATGTTTTAGAGAATTATGTCAGAAACCTCaggttttcaactccctcaactcCAAAACCACTTGCAGTTGTAGCAGCAAAACATGAATCCCATGTCCAAGCAACTGTTTTATGTTCTAAAAGTCTTGGCTTGCAGATCAGAATACGAAGTGGGGGTCATGATTATGATGGACTTTCCTATGTATCACAAGTCCCTTTTATTGTCCTCGACATGTCTAATCTTCGATCTATTGATATCGACATAAAAGATGAAACTGCTTGGGCTCAGGCAGGGGCAACTCTTGGTGAACTTTATTATAGAATTGCTGAGAAAAGTAATGTCCATGGATTCGCTGCTGGAGTCTGCCCTACACTAGGCCTTGGGGGACACATTTCAGGAGGAGGGTATGGGAACATGATGAGGAAATATGGCCTTTCAGTGGACAATATTGTTGATGCACAAATAGTTGATGTCGAGGGAAGAATTCTTGACGGAAAATCAATGGGAGAAGATCTATTTTGGGCCATCAGAGGAGGCGGTGCAGCGAGCTTTGGAGTCGTTCTTTCCTGGAAAGTAAAATTGGTTCCTGTCCCTGAACGCGTCACCGTTTTTCAAGTTGTTCGAAGTATAGGGCAGCAAGGTGGCACAGACCTTGTTTGGAAGTGGCAACAAGTCGCAGACAAGCTAGATCAAGACCTGTTCATTAGATTGACGCTGCAACCCACAAATGGAACCATAAACGCAATATTCGTTGGCATGTTTCTTGGCAATGCACAAAAACTCCTTCCGTTGATGGATGCCAGCTTTCCTGAATTGGGTTTACAGAAGAATGATGCTATTGAAATGAGATGGATCGAGTCTACTGTATTTTGGTTTGGTATGCCAAAAGGAACTCCCATCCAAGCTTTACTTAACAGAACTTCAAAAGCAACGGTGAGTTACTTGAAACGCAAATCAGACTATGTGAAACAACCCATTTCAAAGGCAGATTTGGAATCTATTTGGAAGGTTATGACTCAAATAGGAGAAGTGGGAATGGCTTGGAACCCTTATGGGGGAAAAATGAGTGAAATTTCAGAGACTGAAACTGCATTCCCACACAGAGCTGGAAACTTATACAAGATTCAGTATTTTGTAAATTGGAAAGAAGATGGTATTGAAACCACCTTCCGTTACCTGAATTTGACAAGAACACTCCATGACGCCATGACCCCTTATGTCTCAAAGAACCCGAGGGAAGCATTTCTCAACTATCGAGATGTTGACATTGGCAGCATTGGCAGCAGTGGAACTGGTACATTCCAGGAAGCAAGTGTCTATGGGCATAGTTACTTCAAGGGCAACTTTGACAGATTGGTGCGTGTAAAGACAGCAGTTGATCCTGAAAATTTCTTCAGGTATGAACAGAGTATTCCAATTCAATCGGCATCGGTATATTCCAAGGGCACAGTTGGGTCCATCTAA